Proteins found in one Gordonia sp. PDNC005 genomic segment:
- a CDS encoding cold-shock protein encodes MPTGRVKWYDADKGFGFLSQDDGEDVYVRADALPSDVADLKAGQRVEFDMAAGRRGPQALRVSVLEPAPSVVKNTREASRREHKRPDVERKSPDELHGMIADLITLLEGAVQPSLRNGRYPDRKTSQRISEVVRGVTRELDR; translated from the coding sequence GTGCCAACCGGCCGAGTGAAGTGGTACGACGCCGACAAGGGCTTCGGGTTCCTGTCGCAGGACGACGGTGAGGACGTATACGTCCGTGCGGACGCGCTGCCGTCCGACGTCGCCGACCTGAAGGCCGGTCAGCGAGTGGAGTTCGACATGGCCGCAGGTCGCCGCGGCCCGCAGGCTCTTCGGGTGTCGGTGCTCGAGCCCGCCCCGAGTGTCGTCAAGAACACCAGGGAGGCGTCACGTCGGGAGCACAAGCGCCCGGACGTCGAGCGTAAGAGCCCCGACGAGCTTCACGGAATGATCGCCGACCTGATCACGCTTCTCGAGGGCGCCGTCCAGCCCAGCCTGCGCAATGGCCGATACCCGGACCGCAAGACCTCTCAGCGCATCTCCGAAGTGGTCCGCGGCGTCACGCGCGAACTCGACCGCTAG
- a CDS encoding DUF2771 family protein, with the protein MQHPGDKKALTILAAAAAAVVVLIAGLTAVLVVTSDDDHVPTVSVQAGDTFVQVQPAYWCERDMTDCTPADPRTAKQVPTQVARAATPIDSTMLLTVPEEIASGPWFAFAQYATPDGLQRVVTLNRSDSLYTMELTSSPDRVLLGVDIQSVATVLDNSPNGLNSPDGSILMRGVFSVDARPDGYTVKNVTELPDIRA; encoded by the coding sequence GTGCAGCACCCCGGAGACAAGAAGGCATTGACGATCCTCGCCGCTGCAGCGGCGGCCGTGGTCGTCCTCATCGCGGGGCTCACCGCGGTCCTCGTCGTCACGTCCGACGACGATCACGTGCCGACCGTCTCAGTCCAGGCCGGCGACACTTTTGTCCAGGTGCAGCCCGCGTACTGGTGCGAACGAGACATGACCGACTGCACGCCCGCGGATCCCCGGACCGCGAAGCAGGTCCCGACTCAGGTGGCCCGTGCGGCCACACCGATCGACTCCACGATGCTGTTGACGGTGCCCGAGGAGATCGCGTCCGGACCGTGGTTCGCGTTTGCGCAGTACGCCACGCCGGACGGCCTGCAGCGAGTCGTCACGTTGAATCGCTCCGACTCGCTGTACACGATGGAACTCACGAGCTCCCCCGATCGGGTCCTGCTCGGTGTCGACATTCAGTCGGTGGCCACGGTCCTCGACAACTCTCCCAACGGCCTGAACTCCCCCGACGGATCGATTCTGATGCGGGGCGTCTTCTCAGTCGACGCCCGCCCCGACGGCTACACGGTCAAGAACGTCACCGAACTGCCCGACATCCGCGCCTGA
- a CDS encoding MFS transporter — translation MNTRGSRDDRGAAGRQNPPPGDPQPGGARRPNPTPQDPQARRPRRPAPHPGQANYPADAPRRSPRVPTQRFDAPEAHHGRPASNGYLPPRTHNPHLPPLPPQSDPLDEQTEAFDRDGTGRRKGAEYVPPEKVTVVRVMARRSKYFTERGAQMVHRAATADGADRSGLTALTLPVIANTAVDAAMAIALANTLFFAAATGESKVSVGLYLAITIAPFALIAPLIGPVLDRLQHGRRIAMATTFGLRVVLGLLIIVNSSWDSDKMQLEYKPWVLYPAALGLMVLSKSFGVLKSAVAPRVLPPSIDLVRVNSRLTTFGLVAGTMVGGAIAGILELLLAKALPFHVPGAMVWLCLVAAAGAYFCMKIPAWVESTEGEVPTTITYRGNPNDEDSAPSSKGGSFSRELAAKMRQPLGRTVVTGLWGNGTIRILTGFLTLYIAFYAKAQPTTSGWQQMLMLGAVGAAAGVGNFLGNGLGTRLELKHPTKIVLLATGATFVACVLAAIFGSLVFVVVAGFIGSATSAIAKVCMDSAIQDDLPEESRASAFGRSETVLQLCWVIGASLGVVLPTTLSIGFTVVAVLVGIGFVQTVLTSRGATMVPGFGGRRPDHAAPTVPFQAQPPTGPSGAPTRRTTR, via the coding sequence GTGAACACCCGTGGATCTCGTGACGACCGTGGGGCGGCCGGTCGCCAGAATCCCCCGCCCGGCGATCCCCAGCCCGGCGGCGCCCGCCGGCCGAACCCGACGCCGCAGGACCCGCAGGCTCGGCGTCCCCGCCGCCCGGCACCGCATCCGGGCCAGGCCAACTATCCGGCCGACGCTCCGCGCCGGTCACCTCGTGTTCCCACCCAGCGGTTCGATGCGCCGGAAGCACATCACGGCCGTCCCGCGAGCAACGGGTACCTGCCACCGCGCACCCACAATCCGCACCTCCCGCCACTCCCACCTCAGTCGGACCCACTCGACGAACAGACCGAGGCCTTCGACCGGGACGGCACAGGCCGCCGCAAGGGCGCCGAATACGTTCCGCCGGAGAAGGTAACCGTCGTCCGCGTGATGGCGCGTCGATCGAAGTACTTCACCGAACGCGGTGCGCAGATGGTGCACCGCGCGGCGACTGCCGACGGCGCCGACCGTTCGGGCCTCACCGCTCTGACGCTGCCGGTGATCGCGAACACCGCCGTCGACGCGGCGATGGCCATCGCCTTGGCGAACACCTTGTTCTTCGCCGCCGCGACCGGTGAGTCGAAGGTGAGCGTCGGACTGTACCTGGCGATCACGATCGCACCGTTCGCGCTGATCGCGCCCCTGATCGGGCCGGTGTTGGACCGGCTCCAGCATGGGCGGCGCATCGCCATGGCGACGACGTTCGGACTCCGTGTCGTCCTCGGCCTGCTGATCATCGTGAATTCATCGTGGGATTCGGACAAGATGCAGCTCGAGTACAAGCCCTGGGTGCTGTACCCGGCCGCCCTCGGTCTCATGGTGCTGTCGAAATCGTTCGGCGTCCTCAAATCCGCGGTTGCGCCCCGAGTGCTTCCGCCGAGTATCGACCTCGTGCGCGTCAATTCGCGTCTCACCACGTTCGGGCTGGTCGCGGGCACGATGGTCGGCGGTGCGATTGCGGGCATCCTCGAACTCCTGCTGGCCAAGGCGTTGCCGTTCCATGTTCCCGGCGCCATGGTCTGGCTGTGCCTGGTCGCTGCCGCCGGCGCGTACTTCTGCATGAAGATCCCTGCCTGGGTGGAGTCGACGGAGGGTGAGGTGCCGACGACGATCACCTACCGCGGCAACCCGAACGACGAGGACTCCGCTCCTTCGTCCAAGGGCGGCAGCTTCTCACGAGAACTGGCCGCCAAAATGCGCCAACCGCTCGGCCGCACGGTGGTCACCGGCCTCTGGGGCAATGGCACCATCCGCATTCTGACCGGGTTCCTGACGCTGTACATCGCCTTCTACGCGAAGGCACAGCCCACCACGTCGGGCTGGCAGCAGATGTTGATGCTCGGCGCAGTCGGAGCGGCGGCAGGTGTGGGCAACTTCCTCGGCAACGGTCTCGGCACACGCCTCGAACTGAAGCATCCGACGAAGATCGTGCTCCTCGCCACCGGAGCGACCTTCGTCGCGTGTGTACTCGCGGCGATCTTCGGCTCGCTCGTCTTCGTGGTGGTGGCCGGCTTCATCGGTTCGGCAACCAGCGCGATCGCGAAAGTCTGCATGGACTCGGCGATCCAGGACGATCTGCCCGAAGAATCCCGCGCATCGGCGTTCGGCCGCTCTGAGACCGTCCTGCAGCTGTGCTGGGTGATCGGCGCGAGCCTCGGCGTGGTCCTGCCGACCACACTCTCGATCGGTTTCACCGTCGTCGCGGTGCTTGTCGGAATCGGATTCGTGCAGACCGTCCTGACCAGCCGCGGTGCGACGATGGTTCCCGGCTTCGGCGGCCGCAGGCCCGATCATGCCGCACCCACGGTTCCGTTCCAGGCGCAGCCGCCGACCGGACCGAGCGGCGCACCGACACGCCGAACCACCCGCTGA
- a CDS encoding DUF3027 domain-containing protein, translating to MTVAFESPRLVDAVDVARSALVAEGEQPGAHTGARAEGDYAATHYFDAELPGYRGWQWCVVVAGAPDSSEVTVSEVALLPGGGALLAPDWVPWVERIAPGDLGPGDQLAAPADDPRLVPGHIDTEDVSLIDADEIGQVNAEIGLGRKRLLSFEGRTDAAQRWFDGEYGPTSTMARNARHSCGTCGFYLPIAGALHSGFGVCANEFAADGRAVSAEYGCGAHSDVTAPTGAGSPAYDAFDDGAIEIVAQAAPGAADA from the coding sequence GTGACTGTTGCATTCGAATCTCCTCGACTCGTCGATGCGGTCGACGTCGCGCGCTCCGCGCTCGTCGCCGAAGGTGAGCAGCCGGGCGCACACACTGGTGCCCGAGCCGAGGGCGACTACGCCGCGACGCACTACTTCGACGCCGAGCTGCCCGGTTACCGCGGGTGGCAGTGGTGCGTGGTCGTGGCGGGTGCACCCGACTCGTCCGAGGTCACAGTCAGCGAAGTTGCCCTTCTACCGGGTGGCGGCGCGCTCCTGGCCCCCGACTGGGTGCCGTGGGTGGAGCGCATCGCGCCGGGCGACCTCGGTCCCGGTGATCAACTCGCCGCGCCCGCCGACGATCCTCGCCTGGTGCCCGGCCACATCGACACCGAGGACGTCAGCCTCATCGACGCCGACGAGATCGGTCAGGTCAACGCCGAGATCGGTCTGGGTCGCAAACGGCTGCTGTCGTTCGAGGGGCGTACCGACGCAGCTCAGCGATGGTTCGACGGCGAGTACGGCCCGACGTCCACGATGGCCCGCAACGCGCGGCACTCGTGCGGTACCTGCGGTTTCTACCTGCCGATCGCAGGCGCATTGCATTCCGGATTCGGAGTCTGCGCCAACGAGTTCGCCGCAGACGGCCGTGCGGTGTCCGCCGAGTACGGATGCGGTGCGCATTCGGACGTGACTGCGCCGACCGGTGCGGGCAGCCCTGCCTACGACGCGTTCGACGATGGCGCGATCGAGATAGTCGCACAGGCCGCGCCCGGTGCCGCCGACGCCTGA
- a CDS encoding phosphatase PAP2 family protein codes for MAPFSVDHRVTDAVVSGRHEPWTSLMQFITVWGDTLTLSLIVIGVVMLSWLAGRIDFAVLIVVASLTGYGLMVLLKLIFSRDRPPVADRLIDIGSASFPSGHAMMSMIIYGLGAIILHRVYPRVRRHAWWLLAAPLVVAVIGFSRIYLGVHWFSDVMFGWLFGLIWVAVWVAVHIQGSKRRQAARAAARAAATERTARMASLSS; via the coding sequence ATGGCTCCGTTCAGCGTTGACCACCGCGTGACCGACGCGGTGGTGTCCGGCCGTCACGAACCCTGGACGTCGCTCATGCAGTTCATCACCGTCTGGGGCGACACGCTGACCCTGTCTCTGATCGTCATCGGCGTTGTGATGTTGTCGTGGCTCGCCGGACGCATCGACTTCGCGGTGCTCATCGTCGTCGCGTCACTCACCGGCTACGGGCTGATGGTGCTGCTCAAACTGATCTTCTCGCGTGATCGGCCACCCGTCGCGGACCGCCTCATCGACATAGGGAGCGCGTCGTTCCCGTCCGGACACGCGATGATGTCGATGATCATCTACGGTCTCGGCGCGATCATCCTGCACCGTGTGTACCCGCGTGTACGACGTCATGCATGGTGGCTGCTGGCCGCGCCCCTTGTGGTGGCCGTCATCGGGTTCAGCCGCATCTACCTCGGCGTTCACTGGTTCAGCGACGTCATGTTTGGCTGGCTGTTCGGCCTGATCTGGGTCGCGGTGTGGGTCGCCGTTCACATTCAGGGCTCCAAGCGGAGACAAGCGGCCCGCGCCGCGGCACGTGCGGCCGCCACCGAGCGGACCGCACGCATGGCGAGCCTCTCGAGCTAG
- a CDS encoding DUF2530 domain-containing protein produces the protein MADETPIPELPARLRAPEPVIVVGMVAWLIATVVVWLTDLGGDRALIVCLVGLVVGVAGTVLVLAQKAAVRRGSTSAQEGLD, from the coding sequence ATGGCCGATGAGACACCGATCCCCGAGCTTCCCGCGCGACTCCGCGCCCCCGAGCCGGTGATCGTCGTCGGCATGGTGGCGTGGCTCATAGCGACGGTTGTGGTCTGGCTGACGGATCTGGGCGGCGATCGAGCGCTGATCGTATGCCTGGTGGGGTTGGTCGTCGGTGTCGCGGGCACCGTTCTGGTCCTCGCGCAGAAGGCCGCGGTACGTCGCGGTTCGACGAGCGCCCAAGAAGGTCTCGACTAG
- a CDS encoding NCS2 family permease, whose product MTDAAGKPAGGVLDRYFKISERGSTIAREVRGGLVTFFAMAYIVVLNPIIIGGEHNTDAAGNFLDPTQVTAVTALVAGVMSLLFGLIANFPFAFAAGLGINSLLAVTIAPQMSWPAAMGLVVIDGIIIVILGFTGVRTAVFNAVPNELKAAIAAGIGAFIALVGLANAGFVTHGPEHGPPVSLGVDGSIATVPTLLFCIGVLLMGVLVVRKVPGGLLLGIVVMTIVSIIVEAVLDLKSGEQGGWSMNVPKLPDGVGGVPDLSLVGDVDLFGAFTGAFEHVSILIACVFVFSLVLSNFFDAMGTMTGLGKEAGLTDKDGNLPGIGKALAVEGVGAVAGGVASSSSNTVFVESSSGIAEGARTGLANVVTGVLFLAAMFFTPLYKIVPMEAVAPALIVVGALMMAQIKEIDFSRFDYALPAFLTIVVMPFTYSIANGLGVGFIAWVVMQSARGKIRQVHPLLWAVAILFLVYFARGPIENLIN is encoded by the coding sequence ATGACCGATGCCGCTGGAAAGCCTGCCGGTGGTGTGCTGGACCGCTATTTCAAGATCTCCGAACGAGGGTCCACGATCGCCAGGGAGGTTCGCGGCGGTCTCGTCACGTTCTTCGCGATGGCGTACATCGTCGTCCTGAACCCGATCATCATCGGCGGTGAACACAACACCGACGCCGCCGGGAACTTCCTCGATCCGACTCAGGTGACCGCTGTGACGGCGCTCGTCGCGGGTGTCATGTCGCTGCTCTTCGGTTTGATCGCGAACTTCCCGTTCGCTTTCGCCGCCGGGCTGGGCATCAACAGTCTCCTCGCCGTGACGATCGCGCCGCAGATGAGCTGGCCCGCGGCGATGGGGCTGGTCGTGATCGACGGCATCATCATCGTGATCCTCGGTTTCACCGGTGTGCGCACCGCGGTGTTCAACGCGGTCCCCAACGAGTTGAAGGCTGCGATCGCGGCGGGCATCGGCGCGTTCATCGCGCTCGTCGGCCTCGCCAACGCGGGATTCGTCACGCACGGCCCCGAGCACGGACCGCCGGTCAGCCTCGGTGTCGACGGTTCGATCGCCACCGTCCCGACTCTGCTGTTCTGCATCGGTGTGCTGCTGATGGGCGTTCTTGTCGTCCGAAAGGTTCCGGGCGGTCTGTTGCTCGGCATCGTCGTGATGACGATCGTGTCGATCATCGTCGAAGCCGTCCTCGACCTGAAGTCGGGTGAACAGGGCGGATGGTCGATGAACGTCCCGAAGCTTCCCGATGGCGTCGGAGGAGTCCCCGACCTCTCGCTCGTCGGCGACGTCGACCTCTTCGGCGCCTTCACCGGAGCGTTCGAGCACGTCAGCATTCTGATCGCCTGCGTCTTCGTGTTCAGCCTCGTGCTGTCGAACTTCTTCGACGCGATGGGCACCATGACCGGCCTCGGCAAGGAAGCCGGCCTGACCGATAAAGACGGAAACCTGCCGGGCATCGGCAAGGCCCTGGCAGTCGAGGGCGTCGGCGCCGTCGCCGGCGGTGTCGCATCGTCGTCGTCGAACACGGTGTTCGTCGAGTCGTCGTCGGGTATCGCCGAAGGCGCCCGCACCGGTCTGGCGAATGTCGTGACCGGCGTGCTGTTCCTGGCCGCGATGTTCTTCACGCCGCTGTACAAGATCGTCCCGATGGAGGCCGTCGCCCCGGCCCTGATCGTGGTCGGCGCTTTGATGATGGCGCAGATCAAGGAGATCGACTTCAGTCGATTCGACTACGCGCTTCCCGCGTTCCTGACGATCGTCGTCATGCCGTTCACGTACTCGATCGCGAACGGTCTCGGAGTCGGCTTCATCGCATGGGTCGTCATGCAGTCGGCCCGCGGCAAGATCCGCCAGGTGCATCCGCTCCTGTGGGCCGTGGCGATCCTGTTCCTCGTGTACTTCGCTCGCGGACCGATCGAGAATCTGATCAACTGA
- a CDS encoding GNAT family N-acetyltransferase, which translates to MTSLTMSPATEADWPEIIGSDARAFVLPAPLPDDEIAEFRARFPEDATFVVRDDGRLAAFSMYFPIPLTVPGGDVVPTAGLSWVAVAATHRRRGILRTMMDAQFAAWRASDLGIAILTASEATIYERFGFGPAVFAHEIRIDPSAVEFRDPAPADSRVRYAMPDEVKTRVPEIHARWAVTHPGALGRPASWWPSILADRPYRRDSQTSCLHYLLHADGYASYRTDTRHHTATVEDFVAVTPQAHDDLWRVLTGLDLITAIHASVPVDDVLGHLVTNTRSVTVTGRPDTLWVSILDVVDALSRRSYGVDGSIVLDVADTYSDRAGRYEIVVTGGRATVSRTDQPADAALDIATLSSVYLGGVSARELALAGRIETSDECLTVLTRMFDVPRAPFAGTFF; encoded by the coding sequence GTGACTTCGCTGACGATGTCCCCCGCGACCGAAGCCGACTGGCCTGAGATCATCGGATCGGATGCACGTGCATTCGTACTCCCCGCTCCACTACCGGACGACGAGATCGCCGAGTTCCGCGCCCGATTCCCGGAGGATGCCACGTTCGTCGTCCGCGACGACGGCCGCCTCGCCGCGTTCTCCATGTACTTCCCCATTCCGTTGACCGTGCCGGGCGGCGACGTTGTGCCGACCGCAGGTCTGTCGTGGGTTGCCGTCGCCGCAACACACCGTCGGCGGGGCATCCTCCGCACCATGATGGACGCGCAGTTCGCCGCTTGGCGCGCATCCGACCTCGGTATCGCGATCCTCACTGCATCAGAGGCGACGATCTACGAACGATTCGGTTTCGGACCGGCTGTATTCGCACACGAGATCCGCATAGACCCCTCAGCCGTCGAGTTCAGGGATCCTGCTCCCGCCGATTCCCGTGTCCGCTACGCCATGCCCGATGAGGTGAAGACGCGCGTACCTGAGATCCACGCGAGATGGGCGGTCACTCACCCCGGCGCTCTCGGCCGCCCCGCCAGCTGGTGGCCGTCGATCCTCGCCGATCGCCCATACCGACGAGATTCGCAGACGTCATGCCTGCACTACCTGTTGCACGCCGACGGTTATGCCTCCTATCGGACCGACACCCGCCACCACACTGCGACTGTGGAAGACTTCGTCGCCGTCACGCCGCAGGCACACGACGACCTGTGGCGGGTTCTCACGGGCCTCGACCTCATCACCGCGATCCACGCATCGGTACCAGTAGACGATGTCCTCGGACACCTGGTGACAAACACACGATCGGTCACCGTCACCGGCCGCCCCGACACCCTCTGGGTGTCGATCCTGGACGTCGTCGACGCGTTGAGCCGTCGATCCTACGGCGTCGACGGATCGATCGTGCTCGACGTCGCCGACACCTACTCCGATCGCGCAGGCCGCTACGAGATCGTCGTGACAGGCGGACGTGCGACGGTCTCACGCACTGATCAACCGGCCGACGCCGCACTCGACATCGCGACATTGTCGAGCGTCTACCTCGGTGGGGTGTCGGCGCGTGAACTCGCCTTGGCAGGTCGGATCGAGACGAGCGACGAGTGCCTGACGGTCCTGACCCGCATGTTCGATGTGCCGCGGGCCCCATTTGCGGGAACCTTCTTCTGA
- a CDS encoding RNA methyltransferase yields the protein MCHRIDVSTRAAIEVIDITDPFDVRVDDFRDLNSVDRRPDLPALPGGRVGKALVIAEGVLVAQRMIASRFAPHAFFGVDRRLAELSDDVVEQPGGVPFYRASADVMAEVIGFHLNRGVLAAARRPEALSVSEVIESARTIAVLEGVNDHENIGSIFRNAAGLEVDAVIFGAGCADPLYRRCVRVSMGHALLVPFAKSDNWPGDLELLREKGFRTIALTPGEGSVPLRDAVTGPSRVSFNSPSPVEGKLAFLVGAEGPGLKEHTMRSCDVRAHIPMSRGTDSLNVATAAAVAFYEALSR from the coding sequence ATGTGCCACCGTATAGACGTGAGCACCCGTGCAGCCATCGAGGTTATCGACATCACCGACCCGTTCGACGTGCGAGTCGACGACTTTCGTGACCTGAACTCAGTCGACCGCCGTCCCGACCTCCCCGCCTTGCCCGGGGGACGGGTCGGTAAGGCGTTGGTCATCGCCGAGGGCGTCCTGGTGGCGCAGCGGATGATCGCGTCCCGGTTCGCGCCGCACGCCTTCTTCGGCGTGGACCGACGCCTGGCCGAACTCTCCGACGACGTCGTCGAGCAGCCTGGCGGAGTGCCGTTCTATCGTGCGAGCGCCGACGTGATGGCCGAAGTCATCGGCTTTCATCTCAATCGTGGGGTGCTCGCGGCAGCACGCAGGCCGGAGGCACTCTCGGTGTCCGAGGTCATCGAATCGGCGCGCACGATCGCCGTTCTCGAAGGCGTCAACGATCACGAGAACATCGGCAGCATCTTCCGGAACGCCGCAGGATTGGAAGTGGACGCCGTGATCTTCGGCGCAGGATGCGCCGATCCGCTGTACCGACGCTGCGTCCGCGTCTCGATGGGGCACGCGTTGCTGGTGCCGTTCGCCAAGTCGGACAACTGGCCTGGCGATCTGGAACTCCTGCGCGAGAAGGGGTTCCGCACCATCGCGCTGACGCCGGGGGAGGGGAGCGTGCCGCTTCGTGACGCCGTGACAGGCCCCTCGCGCGTGTCCTTCAACTCCCCGAGCCCCGTTGAGGGGAAGCTCGCCTTCCTCGTGGGCGCAGAGGGTCCGGGTCTGAAGGAGCACACGATGCGTTCGTGTGACGTGCGTGCGCACATCCCGATGAGTCGGGGAACCGACTCGTTGAACGTCGCGACGGCGGCCGCAGTCGCGTTCTACGAGGCGCTCAGCAGGTAG
- the sepH gene encoding septation protein SepH: MRKLKADRVEPDGSVICIDPESDEEFTLAVDDTLRAAVLPASATPTVPAVEVSPREIQARIRAGATVAELSAATGVPEDKIHRFAHPVLLERMRAAELARASHPSGIDGTSSSTLGELVAECLALRGSASSDAEWDAWRPDDGRWVVQVGWPGAGDVEFAHWRFTPGSHGGVTEPLDDLAVELTEPELARAARRSVMAAVPPPAPRPQREVLPDGHEEVTVDADRLIERQSRSERTEPAAPLELEFDDSVPHSVAGESLPKHRSSKRATPTVPAWEDVLLGVRSHPGE, encoded by the coding sequence GTGCGGAAGCTCAAAGCAGATCGCGTCGAACCCGACGGTTCGGTGATCTGCATCGATCCCGAATCGGACGAAGAGTTCACCCTGGCCGTTGACGACACTCTCCGAGCTGCGGTTCTGCCCGCATCGGCCACGCCGACAGTTCCGGCCGTCGAGGTGAGTCCGCGCGAGATCCAGGCCCGCATCCGGGCCGGTGCGACTGTCGCCGAACTGTCTGCTGCCACCGGGGTGCCGGAAGACAAGATCCATCGATTCGCCCACCCGGTCCTCCTTGAACGCATGCGTGCCGCCGAACTCGCCCGAGCCTCGCACCCGTCGGGGATCGACGGCACCAGTTCGTCGACGCTCGGTGAGCTCGTCGCGGAATGCCTCGCTCTGCGCGGAAGCGCGTCGTCGGATGCCGAATGGGACGCGTGGCGACCCGACGACGGCCGCTGGGTGGTCCAGGTGGGCTGGCCGGGAGCCGGAGACGTCGAGTTCGCCCACTGGCGATTCACCCCCGGCTCTCACGGCGGCGTCACCGAACCGTTGGACGACCTCGCCGTCGAACTCACCGAACCTGAACTAGCCCGTGCCGCACGACGATCCGTGATGGCGGCGGTACCGCCTCCCGCTCCGCGCCCGCAGCGCGAGGTGTTGCCCGACGGACACGAGGAGGTGACGGTCGACGCCGATCGGCTCATCGAACGTCAGAGCCGCAGCGAACGCACTGAGCCGGCCGCCCCGCTGGAACTCGAGTTCGACGATTCCGTGCCGCATTCGGTTGCGGGAGAGTCGCTTCCGAAGCACCGCAGCTCCAAGCGCGCGACCCCGACAGTACCGGCGTGGGAAGATGTCCTCCTCGGCGTCCGCAGTCATCCCGGAGAGTAG
- the serC gene encoding phosphoserine transaminase: protein MTENAAITIPADLLPADGRFGCGPSKVRPEQLQSLVDTGASVFGTSHRQAPVKNVVGAIREGLSDLFSLPEGYEVVLSNGGTTAFWDAAAFGLVRERALNLTYGEFSSKFATVTKKAPFLADPKVISTDPGTAPDPAAITAADVEGVDIIGWAQNETSTGVAVPVLRPEAAGDALIAIDATSGAGGLPVDISATDVYYFAPQKSFASDGGLWVAIMSPAALARVEEINASGRWCPEFLSLPTAVDNSSKNQTYNTPALGSLLLFKNQIEWMNAGGGLDFCTGRTAESSNILYSWADASEYASPFADAAHRSQVVGTIDFADSVDAAAVAKTLRANGVVDTEPYRKLGRNQLRIGMFPAIDPSDVQKLTQAIDYIVERL from the coding sequence ATGACCGAGAACGCTGCGATCACCATCCCCGCCGACCTCCTGCCCGCCGACGGCCGCTTCGGCTGCGGTCCGTCGAAGGTCCGTCCCGAGCAGTTGCAGTCGCTGGTCGACACCGGCGCGTCCGTGTTCGGCACCAGCCACCGCCAGGCGCCTGTCAAGAACGTCGTCGGCGCGATCCGCGAAGGTCTCTCCGACCTCTTCTCTCTTCCCGAGGGCTACGAGGTGGTCCTCTCCAACGGCGGCACCACCGCGTTCTGGGACGCCGCCGCCTTCGGCCTCGTCCGCGAGCGCGCACTGAACCTCACCTACGGCGAGTTCTCGTCGAAGTTCGCCACCGTCACCAAGAAGGCCCCGTTCCTGGCCGACCCGAAGGTGATCTCGACTGATCCAGGCACCGCTCCCGACCCCGCGGCGATCACCGCGGCCGACGTCGAAGGCGTCGACATCATCGGTTGGGCACAGAACGAGACATCGACCGGCGTCGCCGTTCCCGTCCTGCGTCCCGAAGCCGCGGGCGACGCTCTCATCGCGATCGACGCCACATCGGGTGCGGGCGGCCTGCCCGTGGACATCAGCGCGACCGACGTCTACTACTTCGCTCCCCAGAAATCCTTCGCCTCGGACGGCGGCCTCTGGGTCGCGATCATGAGCCCGGCAGCGCTCGCCCGAGTCGAGGAGATCAACGCGTCGGGCCGCTGGTGCCCCGAATTCCTGTCGCTGCCGACTGCGGTCGACAACAGCTCGAAGAACCAGACCTATAACACCCCGGCACTCGGTTCGCTGCTGCTGTTCAAGAACCAGATCGAGTGGATGAACGCGGGCGGCGGCCTCGACTTCTGCACGGGCCGCACCGCGGAGTCGAGCAACATCCTCTACTCGTGGGCAGACGCCAGTGAGTACGCGTCGCCGTTCGCCGATGCAGCGCACCGCAGCCAGGTGGTCGGCACCATCGACTTCGCCGACTCCGTCGACGCCGCAGCCGTCGCGAAGACCCTCCGCGCAAACGGCGTCGTCGACACCGAGCCGTACCGCAAGCTGGGCCGCAACCAGCTTCGCATCGGCATGTTCCCGGCCATCGACCCGTCGGACGTCCAGAAGCTGACGCAGGCCATCGACTACATCGTCGAGCGCCTCTGA